A genomic window from Cricetulus griseus strain 17A/GY chromosome 4, alternate assembly CriGri-PICRH-1.0, whole genome shotgun sequence includes:
- the LOC100754041 gene encoding coiled-coil-helix-coiled-coil-helix domain-containing protein 2, with protein sequence MPRGSRSRSSRVAPPASRAPQMRAAPRHAPAAQPPAAAAPSAVGSPAAAPRQPGLMAQMATTAAGVAVGSAVGHTLGHAITGGFSGGGSAEPARPDITYQEPQGTQLLDQQRGPCSLEIKQFLECAQNQSDVRLCEGFNEVLRQCRIANGLI encoded by the exons ATGCCGCGTGGAAGCCGAAGCCGCTCTTCCCGGGTGGCCCCTCCGGCCAG cCGGGCCCCTCAGATGAGGGCTGCTCCTAGACATGCACCTGCAGCTCAGCCTCCAGCAGCAGCTGCACCATCTGCAGTTGGCTCCCCTGCTGCTGCACCCAGGCAGCCAGGCCTGATGGCCCAGATGGCAACCACTGCAGCTGGTGTGGCTGTGGGCTCTGCGGTGGGTCACACCCTGGGTCATGCCATCACTGGGGGCTTCAGTGGGGGTGGCAGTGCTGAGCCTGCAAGACCTGACATCACTTACCAG GAGCCCCAGGGAACCCAGCTGCTGGACCAGCAGCGAGGGCCATGCTCTCTTGAGATCAAACAGTTTCTGGAATGTGCCCAGAACCAGAGTGACGTCAGGCTTTGCGAGGGTTTCAATGAGGTGTTGCGACAGTGCAGAATTGCAAATG GTTTAATCTAA
- the LOC103164387 gene encoding nuclear protein 2, with amino-acid sequence MNPPARRSVSRPRARVRPPPPETLPTAGFDDELYDCLDYYYLRDFPASGAGRSKGRTRREQQLRTNYPVPGGHERKVAQTLINAQRKRRQRQLQPRPRTRLT; translated from the coding sequence ATGAACCCGCCAGCTCGTCGTTCCGTCTCCCGCCCACGGGCTCGAGTCCGCCCGCCGCCGCCGGAGACGCTGCCCACTGCGGGCTTCGATGATGAGCTGTACGACTGCCTAGATTACTACTACCTGCGTGACTTCCCAGCTTCCGGAGCTGGCCGCAGCAAGGGCCGGACGCGGCGCGAGCAGCAGCTGCGCACCAACTACCCGGTGCCCGGCGGCCATGAGCGCAAGGTGGCGCAGACACTGATCAACGCGCAACGTAAACGTCGCCAGCGCCAGCTGCAACCGCGGCCGCGCACGCGCCTCACCTGA
- the LOC100753744 gene encoding zinc finger BED domain-containing protein 5, with product MSFVLFFPSRAPQMRAAPRHAPAAQPPAAAAPSAVGSPAAAPRQPGLMAQMATTAAGVAVGSAVGHTLGHAITGGFSGGGSAEPARPDITYQEPPGAQLVNQQSRGPCSLEIKQFLECAQDQGEVQLWEGFKKVLRQCRIANEGHPPRMDRVEKKVKKRRYSEDFLQYGFTSKITAEIEKPQCVICGDVLSAESMKPNKLKRHFDSKHLSFAGKDISYFKSKADELKKGRLDTGIKSPKQNVVAVEVSYLVALRIARTMKPHTFAEDLLLPVAKDSVGVMIGDEFVTQLSAVSLSNDTVRRRIDDMSADILDQVIQEIKSAPLPIFSIQLDESTEVANCSQLLMYVRYINDGDFKDEFLFCKPLNTAATARDVFERVGSFLKEHKLSWEMVCGICTDGARAMLGCQSGFQHLVLNESPKVIGTHCMIHLQTLAMKTLPQDLKEVMQSVISSVNFIKSNTLNSQLFSQLCNDLDTQNKALLFHTEGRWLSSGTVFKRVFELRDELKIFFSQKGRPQLEALFSDESELQKMAYLVDIFAILHELNLSLQGPNATCLDLSEKIQSFQMKLELWQNKLDENKIHMLPTLSAFFEEHDIKPSKRITVIISMKKHLHMLAQEISWYFPNLPDVPFALARSPFTVNVEDIPEPAQEEFIELVNSDAARTDFSTLPVTQFWIKCLQSYPVLSETVLRLLLPFPTTYLCEKGFSSLLVIKSKYRRRLAVENDLRCALAKTTPRISDLVRKKQSQPSH from the exons atgagttttgttcttttctttcctagcCGGGCCCCTCAGATGAGGGCTGCTCCTAGACATGCACCTGCAGCTCAGCCTCCAGCAGCAGCTGCACCATCTGCAGTTGGCTCCCCTGCTGCTGCACCCAGGCAGCCAGGCCTGATGGCCCAGATGGCAACCACTGCAGCTGGTGTGGCTGTGGGCTCTGCGGTGGGTCACACCCTGGGTCATGCCATCACTGGGGGCTTCAGTGGGGGTGGCAGTGCTGAGCCTGCAAGACCTGACATCACTTACCAG GAGCCCCCAGGAGCCCAGCTGGTGAATCAGCAGTCTCGTGGGCCTTGTTCTCTTGAGATCAAACAGTTTCTGGAGTGTGCTCAGGACCAGGGTGAAGTCCAACTGTGGGAGGGCTTCAAGAAGGTGCTGAGGCAGTGCAGAATTGCAAATG AGGGCCATCCCCCAAGAATGGATCGTGTAGAGAAAAAGGTTAAGAAAAGAAGATACAGTGAAGATTTTTTACAGTATGGTTTTACCTCAAAAATTACAGCAGAAATTGAGAAACCACAGTGTGTTATTTGTGGTGATGTTCTATCAGCAGAATCTATGAAGCCAAACAAACTAAAACGCCATTTTGATAGCAAGCACCTGAGCTTTGCGGGCAAGGATATCagctattttaaaagcaaagctGATGAACTCAAGAAAGGCAGACTTGACACTGGCATCAAGTCTCCCAAACAGAATGTAGTAGCTGTTGAAGTTTCATATTTGGTGGCACTCAGAATTGCCAGGACTATGAAGCCTCACACTTTTGCTGAGGATTTACTGTTGCCAGTAGCCAAAGACAGTGTTGGAGTTATGATCGGAGACGAATTTGTTACGCAGTTGAGTGCAGTTTCCTTATCTAATGACACTGTTCGCAGAAGAATAGATGACATGTCTGCTGATATTCTTGATCAGGTAATCCAGGAAATTAAATCTGCTCCACTTCCAATATTTAGTATCCAGCTGGATGAATCCACAGAAGTTGCAAACTGTTCACAGTTACTGATGTACGTGAGGTATATCAATGATGGCGACTTTAAAGATGAGTTTCTCTTTTGCAAACCTCTTAACACAGCAGCCACTGCACGTGATGTATTTGAAAGAGTTGGTTCATTTCTGAAAGAGCACAAGCTTTCTTGGGAAATGGTTTGTGGTATTTGTACAGATGGAGCTCGGGCTATGCTAGGATGTCAGTCTGGATTTCAACATTTGGTACTGAATGAGTCACCGAAAGTCATTGGAACTCACTGTATGATTCATCTGCAAACGTTAGCAATGAAGACACTGCCACAAGACTTAAAAGAAGTCATGCAAAGCGTCATAAGTTCTGTTAATTTCATAAAGTCAAACACTTTAAACAGTCAACTGTTTTCACAACTGTGCAATGATTTGGATACACAGAACAAAGCTCTCCTGTTTCATACTGAAGGGAGATGGTTGTCCAGTGGAACAGTTTTTAAACGTGTTTTTGAGCTTCGTGatgaacttaaaatattttttagtcaGAAAGGAAGACCGCAGTTGGAGGCACTTTTCAGTGATGAAAGTGAATTGCAGAAAATGGCTTATTTGGTGGACATCTTTGCCATCTTGCATGAGTTAAATTTATCACTGCAAGGGCCAAATGCAACTTGCCTTGATTTGTCTGAAAAGATCCAGTCATTCCAAATGAAACTTGAGCTTTGGCAAAACAAAttggatgaaaataaaatacacatgttGCCTACCTTATCTGCTTTCTTTGAGGAGCATGACATTAAACCCTCCAAAAGGATTACAGTGATAATTTCTATGAAAAAACACTTGCACATGCTTGCACAAGAAATTTCATGGTACTTTCCAAATCTACCTGATGTCCCATTTGCCCTTGCCAGAAGCCCATTCACAGTCAACGTGGAAGATATTCCTGAGCCGGCACAAGAGGAGTTCATCGAACTTGTTAACAGTGATGCAGCAAGAACGGACTTCTCTACACTGCCAGTTACACAATTCTGGATCAAGTGTTTGCAGTCATACCCTGTTCTGTCTGAGACTGTGTTGCGCCTCCTCCTCCCATTTCCAACAACATATCTTTGTGAAAAAGGGTTTTCCAGTTTGTTGGTTATCAAGTCTAAATACAGACGTAGACTCGCTGTGGAAAATGATCTTCGTTGTGCTCTAGCAAAGACTACCCCGAGAATTTCTGATCTAGTGAGAAAGAAGCAGTCTCAACCTtcacactga